In Natronococcus occultus SP4, the following proteins share a genomic window:
- a CDS encoding CbtA family protein, whose product MLYDYLRRGVQAGAIAGLAYGLFMAFVANPLSEYLHHAQHDHGHDHHDHAHTVSETTTAIVSVGSGVLWAIFLGGVFAIAVYFLEPALPGRGAGSTFVLAGAGFLTVSATPWLVLPPAAPGAEQLYTVELRLAIYAGLVALGALVSATAIGSYRRGASRHRALGVVAAAAPIVATTVVLSTVAPTVVSHPDLAGELVSAYQAMAALSQAAIWAILAASVSWLERRDATSTAGVAGPNDRRSTSP is encoded by the coding sequence ATGCTCTACGACTACCTCCGCCGGGGTGTGCAGGCGGGTGCGATCGCCGGCCTCGCGTACGGACTGTTCATGGCGTTCGTCGCGAATCCGCTCAGCGAGTACCTCCACCACGCACAACACGACCACGGTCACGATCACCACGACCACGCCCACACCGTCTCCGAGACGACGACGGCGATCGTCAGCGTCGGGAGCGGCGTCCTCTGGGCGATCTTCCTCGGCGGCGTCTTCGCGATCGCGGTGTACTTCCTCGAGCCGGCGCTTCCCGGCCGCGGTGCGGGCAGCACGTTCGTCCTCGCCGGCGCCGGATTCCTGACCGTGTCGGCGACACCGTGGCTCGTCCTCCCGCCAGCGGCCCCCGGCGCGGAACAGCTGTATACCGTCGAGTTGCGACTGGCAATCTACGCCGGACTCGTCGCGCTCGGCGCGCTCGTCTCGGCCACAGCGATCGGTTCGTACAGACGGGGCGCGTCCCGACACCGGGCGCTCGGAGTCGTCGCCGCCGCGGCCCCGATCGTCGCGACCACGGTCGTCCTTTCGACTGTCGCGCCGACGGTCGTAAGCCACCCCGACCTGGCCGGCGAGCTCGTCTCGGCGTACCAGGCGATGGCCGCGCTGAGTCAGGCCGCAATCTGGGCGATCCTCGCCGCGTCGGTGAGCTGGCTTGAACGTCGTGACGCGACCTCGACAGCCGGTGTCGCCGGCCCGAACGACCGCCGCTCGACGAGCCCCTGA
- a CDS encoding (2Fe-2S) ferredoxin domain-containing protein codes for MQRRTTRQRERLGACVFICTNDRDSDYACCSDAGAEETLAAVNSWLRERGAFWSPVGVTTTGCLGLCSADGTAIAIQPRDEWYADVTPEDVPALLEREFGPDADSIDERAADADGSDSLGVTHPDD; via the coding sequence ATGCAACGACGAACGACCCGACAGCGGGAACGTCTCGGCGCGTGCGTGTTCATCTGTACGAACGACCGCGACTCCGACTACGCCTGCTGTAGTGACGCCGGTGCCGAGGAGACGCTCGCGGCAGTCAACTCCTGGCTCCGCGAGCGTGGTGCGTTCTGGTCGCCGGTCGGCGTCACGACGACCGGCTGCCTCGGCCTCTGTAGCGCGGACGGTACGGCGATCGCGATCCAGCCCCGCGACGAGTGGTACGCCGACGTCACTCCCGAGGACGTGCCCGCGCTGCTCGAACGCGAGTTCGGCCCGGACGCCGACTCGATCGACGAGCGGGCGGCCGACGCGGACGGGAGCGATTCGCTCGGTGTGACCCACCCCGACGATTGA
- a CDS encoding cation:proton antiporter, producing the protein MTDLANAAMVLGAAVVVVLAIAVLYRVVVGPTTHDRVVAINVIGTSTVIILALIAAGLDRPEYLDIAIVYAILNFVLSLAVGRFSYRTEEVKWR; encoded by the coding sequence ATGACTGATCTCGCCAACGCGGCCATGGTACTCGGCGCGGCGGTCGTCGTGGTGCTTGCGATCGCGGTGTTGTACCGCGTCGTAGTCGGCCCAACGACGCACGATCGGGTAGTTGCGATCAACGTGATCGGGACCAGCACCGTCATCATCCTGGCACTGATCGCCGCCGGACTCGATCGACCGGAGTACCTGGATATCGCCATCGTCTACGCCATCCTCAACTTCGTCCTGAGTCTGGCGGTCGGTCGGTTCTCCTACCGGACCGAGGAGGTGAAGTGGCGATGA
- a CDS encoding CbtB domain-containing protein, translating to MTRETVADRIDAARAMLTPIQAATGLTFATGIAFVLVFLQDPLAHDAMHNFRHAAGITCH from the coding sequence ATGACTCGAGAGACCGTTGCCGACCGAATCGACGCCGCACGTGCGATGCTAACGCCAATACAGGCCGCAACCGGCCTGACGTTCGCCACGGGGATCGCGTTCGTTCTCGTGTTCCTGCAGGACCCGCTCGCACACGACGCGATGCACAACTTCCGCCACGCGGCGGGAATCACCTGCCACTGA
- a CDS encoding monovalent cation/H+ antiporter subunit E has protein sequence MDSVSATNGVLVPVSPSPTLEETVEYAVDMVRKGDGDGAVHLVLTAPGHHVGREGLQRDEKLLSTAERYATEVAGNGVAVRANLLGTNEYFADPVSHFELLVDYVAEHDLDRVIIDPDYSVDSTAHVLQNMETVLAESNIRYEVSPVSSSWRPTGPELIRGGFIAVVAFAFYVALGGPTYPFALWTGAVTALITAVLLRNVAFERTPHVGPALATLGRGVLFVPYLLWEIIKANVQFAYVVLHPSLPIDPCLDRVDAAVGDGLSVTAFANSITLTPGTLTVDTVGSELLVHSLAPSAREDLAKGVHERAVRFLFYGRDGTDLPGPIARDDIEPVVQSTDAVAGAGPGAGTESGGETDD, from the coding sequence GTGGACAGCGTGAGCGCCACGAACGGCGTCCTCGTTCCGGTGAGCCCATCGCCGACGCTCGAGGAAACGGTCGAGTACGCCGTCGACATGGTCAGGAAGGGAGACGGCGACGGTGCCGTTCACCTTGTCCTCACGGCCCCCGGTCACCACGTCGGCCGCGAGGGTCTCCAGCGTGACGAGAAACTCCTTTCGACGGCCGAGAGGTACGCGACCGAAGTAGCCGGAAACGGCGTCGCGGTCCGGGCGAACCTGCTTGGAACCAACGAGTACTTCGCCGACCCGGTGAGCCACTTCGAACTGCTGGTCGACTACGTCGCGGAGCACGATCTCGATCGGGTGATTATCGATCCCGACTACTCCGTCGACTCGACCGCGCACGTGCTGCAGAACATGGAGACGGTGCTGGCCGAATCGAACATCCGGTACGAGGTCTCGCCGGTCTCGAGCAGCTGGCGACCGACCGGTCCGGAGCTGATTCGCGGCGGTTTTATCGCAGTTGTCGCGTTCGCGTTCTACGTCGCGCTGGGTGGTCCGACCTATCCGTTCGCGCTTTGGACCGGAGCTGTGACCGCGCTGATAACCGCCGTACTCCTGCGAAACGTCGCGTTCGAGCGGACGCCCCACGTCGGCCCCGCGCTGGCGACGCTTGGCCGCGGCGTGCTGTTCGTCCCCTACCTGCTGTGGGAGATCATCAAGGCCAACGTCCAGTTCGCCTACGTCGTTTTGCATCCGTCGCTGCCGATCGACCCCTGTCTCGATCGGGTCGACGCCGCGGTCGGCGACGGCCTCTCCGTTACCGCCTTCGCCAACAGCATCACGCTGACGCCGGGGACGCTGACGGTCGATACCGTCGGAAGCGAACTGCTCGTCCACTCGCTGGCTCCCTCGGCGCGCGAGGACCTCGCGAAGGGCGTTCACGAGCGGGCGGTCCGGTTCCTCTTTTACGGCCGTGACGGGACCGATCTCCCCGGTCCGATCGCTCGAGACGACATCGAGCCGGTCGTACAGTCGACCGACGCCGTAGCCGGAGCCGGACCGGGTGCAGGAACGGAATCCGGAGGTGAGACCGATGACTGA
- a CDS encoding thiolase family protein: MPGEIVVVDGARTPHGTLLGSLAGVGPVELGRTALDGLLERTAVSGEEIDWVALGNAIQAGIGQVPGRQAVVESELPNETQVTTVNEASGSGLRAIALAVDRIEVGRAEFAVAGGFESMTNAPWILPDYRKGRRHGDATLKDSMIMDSLWDVNLDVHMGEITERLVDREDVSREAQDEYALGSHRRAADAIETGAFDDEIVPVETGGETVDTDEGPRPDSTLSDLAELPASFREDGTVTPGNASKLSDGAGMVLLADADAAADRGLEPMARLVDYELVYRDPDEFNEAVGDVVASLLADNELAVSDVDAFWINEAFAAQSVYVMERLGIPREKMNPSGGAIAFGHPIGASGGMLTTSLAYQLRDDPDVERGLVGMSVGGGGAIMALLERV, from the coding sequence ATGCCAGGCGAGATCGTCGTCGTCGACGGCGCACGGACGCCCCACGGAACGCTTCTCGGCTCCCTCGCCGGGGTTGGCCCCGTCGAGCTCGGCCGAACGGCCCTTGACGGCCTGCTCGAGCGAACTGCCGTGTCCGGGGAAGAGATCGACTGGGTGGCACTCGGTAATGCGATCCAGGCCGGAATCGGACAGGTCCCGGGCCGACAGGCCGTCGTCGAGTCCGAGCTGCCAAACGAGACGCAGGTGACGACGGTCAACGAGGCCTCGGGGTCGGGGCTGCGGGCGATCGCGCTGGCGGTCGACCGAATCGAGGTCGGACGGGCCGAGTTCGCGGTCGCCGGCGGCTTCGAATCGATGACCAACGCCCCCTGGATTCTGCCGGACTACCGGAAGGGACGGCGCCACGGCGACGCGACGTTGAAGGATTCAATGATCATGGACTCGCTGTGGGACGTCAACCTCGACGTCCACATGGGCGAGATCACCGAGCGACTCGTCGATCGCGAGGACGTCTCCCGGGAAGCCCAGGACGAGTACGCCCTCGGGAGCCACCGCCGTGCGGCCGACGCGATCGAGACGGGCGCGTTCGACGACGAGATCGTCCCCGTCGAGACGGGAGGGGAGACGGTCGACACGGACGAGGGACCGCGTCCCGACTCGACGCTGTCGGATCTGGCCGAACTTCCCGCCTCCTTTCGCGAGGACGGGACGGTCACCCCGGGCAACGCCTCGAAGCTCAGCGACGGCGCCGGGATGGTGTTGCTCGCCGACGCGGACGCCGCGGCCGATCGCGGACTCGAGCCGATGGCTCGGCTCGTCGACTACGAGCTGGTCTATCGCGACCCCGACGAGTTCAACGAGGCGGTCGGCGACGTCGTCGCGAGCCTGCTCGCGGATAACGAGCTCGCGGTTTCGGACGTCGACGCGTTCTGGATCAACGAGGCGTTCGCGGCCCAGTCGGTGTACGTCATGGAGCGGCTCGGGATCCCGCGCGAGAAGATGAATCCCTCGGGCGGAGCGATCGCCTTCGGTCACCCGATCGGCGCCTCCGGTGGAATGCTGACGACCAGCCTGGCATACCAACTCCGGGACGATCCGGACGTCGAGCGCGGCCTCGTCGGAATGAGCGTCGGCGGGGGCGGGGCGATCATGGCATTGCTCGAGCGCGTCTGA